The window TGATAAAACAGAGGTAAAGTTCAATCTTAATGATGCTGCAGAACCTGTAGGAGTCTATTTTAAAACTTCTAAAGATGCTAATAAACTCATTGAAGAATTCATGTTACTAGCTAATAGGAAAGTAGCAGCATTTATAGGAAAAAAACAACCTAAGAAAACATTTATATACCGTATTCACGATGAGCCTAATGATGAGAAATTAGGAGCTTTAAAGAATATTGTAGTGAAATTTGGTCATAGTTTGGATTTGAGAGATCGTAAAACGGTAACTAAATCATTAAACAAATTATTGAGCGATGTAAAAGGTGCTAAAGAACAAAATATGGTAGATACTCTTGCCATACGTACCATGTCTAAAGCAGTTTATTCTACTAATAATATAGGTCATTACGGTCTGGCCTTTGATTACTATTCTCATTTTACTAGTCCTATACGTCGTTATCCAGATGTTATGGTGCACCGTTTATTACAGCATTATTTAGATGGTGGTAAAACAGCTAGCGAAGATTTATATGAAGAAAAATGCGAGCATTCTTCTGAAATGGAAATTCTTGCTTCTAAAGCAGAGCGTGATTCCATCAAATACATGCAGGTGAAATACATGAAAGACCATGCCGATGAGGAATTCCTTGGAGTAATTTCTGGAGTTACTGATTGGGGTATTTATGTAGAGATCATTTCTAACAAGTGTGAAGGGATGATACGACTAGGTGATCTTGATGACGATAGTTATGAATACGTAGAAGAAGAGTTTGCTGTTGTAGGTCGTAAGACTAAAAACACTTATACACTAGGTGATGAAGTTTATGTAAAAGTAAAAAATGCAGACCTTGTTAAGAAACACCTAGATTTCTGGATGATAGGAAGTAGGGAAGAGGTGGAGAGATAACATTATTAATTAGGTAATAAATTTAATTTAGGTGTTAGTTTTGAAGAGACTTCCGCCTGCGCGGGAGCTTTCATGAAAACCAAAATTTGTGCTACTTGTAATAAGGAAGATACTGTAATGTATAGAGTACAAATTACAGCAGGAAAGAAATGGATTTTCTGTTGTAAATCTTGTACTGAAAAACATCAGTCTCTACCCAATTATAAATATGGTGGCACCTGGAAAGGCAAAAGACATTGATATGAAAAAGCTTATTTACATTGTTGTTATAGTTTCATTCATATCCTGCAAGATGGAAAAACAACCTGTTGAAAATGATACCGTTGTATTGACTCAATTTCATTGGTTAGAAGGAAACTGGCAGCGTGTTAACGATAAAGAAGGATTGAAAACTTATGAATACTGGGAGCAAGATGTTAATCAAGACTATTTAGCTTATTCAGGAATAGGTTTTACACTTCAAGAAAAGGATACCGTTTTTAAAGAAGATTTACAGATATTATTTGAAGATAAACATTGGAATCTAGTAGTAACTGGTGTCAATGAAAATCCTACAGTTTTTAAAATAGAAGAATTTACAGAGGATAGTTTTACCGCTGTAAACCTTCAAAATGAATTTCCTACTCATATACGTTATTCACTTGAGAATGACACTTTAAAAGCAAGTGTTTCCAAGGATAGTACGGCAATAGGTTTTCATTTTATTCGATTATAGTACTATTTTGACGTGTTTCACCGATCATTTAATCACATGATCGATTATAATATTTCATTAGGAAACATTTTTTTACTAATACAAACAATAGTGAGATATTTGTACACTAGAGCCTGAGAAACTCTAGATCAAATATTCTTGATAATTGTATTGATGATTATCTTTCTTTTAAGATATAGATACAGTTTATCATAGTTTTTTTGGTTGGTTAGTATGAAATCCCAAATCATCTTTTGATGTTTGGGATTTTTTTAATTAAGAGTTTTAAAAACATTATTGGCACGAGTTTTGGATATATATGTATGAAGGTTATTAAGAGTAATTTTCATAAAGTTTTTTGGTTGGTTAGTAAAAAGCGGTATTTAGTAATAATTACCGCTTTTTCATTTAACGAGTTATTTTAACCTTAACTGTAACATATTCATAAAACGATTGTCTTTTAAAAAAATTAAATCATGAAATATCTATTTACCCTTGTAGTACTGTTCATATCTATCTCAAGTTTTTCTCAAAATCCTATTGAAACAGTAGTATCTGATTTTGATACTGTAAAAACTTTTGATTTAGTTACCGTAAATCTGGTAAAATCTACCGAGAATAAAATCATTATTTCTGGAGAAGATGCTGAGTTTGTGGAATATGTTCAAAAGAATAACATTTTAAAAATCAGAATGAAAACTGATAAGATTTTTGATGGTACGGAGACTTTTGTACATGTT is drawn from Nonlabens dokdonensis DSW-6 and contains these coding sequences:
- a CDS encoding DUF6265 family protein: MKKLIYIVVIVSFISCKMEKQPVENDTVVLTQFHWLEGNWQRVNDKEGLKTYEYWEQDVNQDYLAYSGIGFTLQEKDTVFKEDLQILFEDKHWNLVVTGVNENPTVFKIEEFTEDSFTAVNLQNEFPTHIRYSLENDTLKASVSKDSTAIGFHFIRL